In Centroberyx gerrardi isolate f3 chromosome 7, fCenGer3.hap1.cur.20231027, whole genome shotgun sequence, the sequence TAATTGATCAGTAGCCTAAATGAATGTGTAgaggtgtgtttgagttgtggaTGTTTGTCATAGATGGAATAATGGTGGTGTGGCGATGAGATGAAAGTGGAACGGGGTCCAGAGTCCTGGCTACACCCCTGCCTCCAAGTGACACTCTTTCTATGCTTTCTGTTAACCCACTGTATTTGTGCAGAGTAGATCTAAGCATGTGGTTGGTAGGAGTATAGCAGCTCATCTTGTTcccatactgtatatatccttTAGTCCTGTCATCTTACTCTATCAGCCCTCGCTGTCTTGCAAATTATTTCCAGACTTTTTCTCTATTTACTGCTGAATCCACAGCTGTATCCTTCATAATTCTGCCATTAAAAGAATCGCGCCAACGTCCATTAATTAAGGCTTCACTGTAATAGTGTGACTTTCATGCTGAAGCTCTCCAAATGAGTCATTCCATGTCTGCCCATTATGTTATCTTTTGTTTAATTCATTGATTTGTTACTCCAGCTAATACAGCATGccatatattttatatttatagaAAGTGTGCTCTGTAGCTATTTATGTTTGAATTAGCTCTGTCAGTAAATTAACCTTTTATAAAGACTTAGTGTTTCTATATGCGTGCAAAATATAAGACCGGGACCCTGCAGGGCTACGAACTTAGGCTGCTTCACTTTAAATACCGAGTTGAGCTCATACCACTACAGGAGGTGTCATGCAAACTGAAAATTCTTTAAAAAAGCATTAGAATAATAACAGGACCGCTCTTATGTAGCCTAATTCAAAAGCATTTTTAGTGTATTGTATGTTAAACATGCCAGTCGGTAGTCATGCCGAGATGGACAGGCATATGTGGCAGGACCGGGCTGCGGGTCTGTTCAGATGTCAGACGGGACGTCCTCGTCCACCTCGGGCACTCCGTGCACCACGCAGCAGCTCAAGCCGCTGCGGGCGGTCTCCATGTGGTGGGCGTCGTACCACTCGTCGGTCTTCTCGTCATAGCGCTCCACGGCAAAGGTGGAGGTGAGGCCGCTGAAGCCTCCGACCACAAACAGCTGGTCGTTCGCCACCGCGATGCCAAAGTTCCTGCGGGCGCTGAACATGGAGGCCACGGGGCGCCAGGTGTTGGTCAGCGGGTCGTAGGCCTCGGCGCTGCTCAGGCAGTTGATGCCATTGATGCCGCCCACctaggagaggaaaggagtatGGGTCCAATGTTTCAGTGGGGATGGATTTTGAGATGGTTTTGGACACCCTgagcaagtctcaagtcttccaACAGGTCTGTAATTTTTAGTCATaagtaaacaaaatagaggCCTCCAACAAGCCTCTCCCAGCGTTCGGTCTCTAATGTCAGACTTCAGTCCCGTTTCTCAAGTCCTCTGAGCTCTATGTCAATGACAGCAGTATTTGTGTGCTCCTTACTGCGTAGATGTGCTGTCCATAGGCGACGACCCCCACCCCGCTGCGCCTGCTGCTCATGCGGGCGATCCGGGTCCACTGGTTGGTCTCGGGGTTGTAGCATTCAGCTGTCTGCAGGTATAGAAACCCATCATAACCGCCGCAAATGTACACCTAGGGAGAATTAATACAACAATGTCAGTTAGTTGACATCACTGATGCTGGAGAACAAACACCTATCTGCAAAAAACAAGTGTTTTGGGAATGAAGATAGAGAGGATTATTTTCTCACTGATGcccatgtgtttttgaaatagaTTAAAGAAAATAGATTATAGAAAAGGGAATCTAACAGAGTTCATTGGTCCAAAGGTCATGAAATTCACTCACCGTATAAACTGTCATGTAAACTTTCAGTGCAGCGAAAAAGATCAGAACACTGCAATGGCAGCAGGATGTTTTTTTACTTCCATTAATCCAGGAAAGGTGGACTGAGCACCTTACTCTTTGTCAGcgacaccctgcttcacacttaCATTATTAAACACATTAACACCTGCtaactgcccagtacaaccactgAGCAGTTCAACTGGAGCAATTTGggctcagtgccttgctcaagtgtACCTCAATAATCGTTattaaaggagaagagagagtttCATATTCATTGTCCCAACTCAGAGTTTGGGAGTCAACTGGCAATGTTCCAGTCTCCATTATGcttctcttttgtttctgttatttctaCCTGTTCCTCAGCTCCACCCACCTTGCCATGGAGTGCTGTGGCACTGGCATCACTCCTCTTCTGGAGCATGGACGTGATTTGGGTCCACTTGTTGGTCTCAGGGTCATAGCGCTCGGCAGTTCTCAGTCGCACGCGTCCATCAAAGCCTCCAATGGCGTAGATGTAGCCGTTCAGCACAGCCACGCTGACGTAGCAGCGGCGTGAATTCATGGGCTCCACCTGCTGCCAGGTGCGGGTGACTGGGTTGAACATGCACACGCTGTTGAAACAGACAAAAGTGTCAAAGCCACCGATGCAGTAGACCACGCCGTTGAGGACAGCAACGCCGTGGTAAGCCCGAGCACTCCCCGCATCATTGGTCTCTTTGACCCAGCGGTCGGCGCGGGCGTCGTACGCCTCAGTGCCATTGGTCAGACGACCGCCATTTAAGCCTCCGATGGCCAATAGCAAGGCATAGGGCAGGCGTGGGTGGGTCAGGGGGTTACAGTAATCATATTTGGAGGGTCCCTTCATGTTGAAATCGCAAAAGGCCCTCAGGGCGGTGATGATGATGGGCCTGCATTTACTGCTGTCCTTCACCAGAGCGTTGTTCTTCACGCTGTTCAGGAAGTAGTCAGCAGTCAAAGAGGCCAGGCGGACCTGGACAGAGACAAGAAGACAGCAGTTAGATAGATATAGTCTAAATAGACTTGTGAGATGAGGCAGGGATTATATTCTGTACTTGTGCAATATGCTAAGTACACAGGAATATCTGTTACATCGGTCATCCGGATGCCGAAGCTTTGAcacttgcactccttactattggctACCTTAACATTGGGAAGCTAGGAACTGACGTTTATTCTACTGGTGCACTCATTGCAAGCCGCTCTGGACGAGCAGCTAAATGCCAAAGATGTAAACTGAATGTAGCCACAGTTGACTTATTGTCCGTTTCTCAGTTACCATGGGCAACAGCACAGAGATGTGACCGCTGCGTTTCTCAGGCAAGTGGGCGATCCAGCGGACGACGACCTCAAACACCGTGCTCTCCTGTTTCACGTTGAGTTGGTCCTTCTGGATGATGTCAGCCAGCTGCTGCAGAGGGAGGTCCAGGTACTCTTCAGAGACATGAAGCATCTCCTCAAAGTGGTGCAGGATGAACAGGTAGGCCTTGCGCCGCAGATCAGGGCAGCTGTAGATGTCCACCAGCCTCCAGATGCCGACGCAGTTCTCCAAGCAAAGCCGCTCCTCCAGGAAGTCGCAGCAGGCTTGGACGATGCCCATGACCGAGAACTGGTCCGCAGCTGCCAAAAGCTCCACCACGTTCTCCTCCGTCACCGGAACAGAGCAGGTGTAGGCATACTCGATGATGAGGCGCATCATACTGGGCGACAGGCCGGGGATGTTGTAGAGCCGCTGCTCTGAGGTCGTCCAGCCATTGGTGAAGAAAACTCTGCGgggtcaggagggagaggagggcaggggaTGGAAAAATAAACAGTATGTAACGCTCTCATGTTgtacatgtgcgcacacacactaacacactcacacattcacatatacacacatactcacacatgcaaaacacataaacacgccCCCTCACATCTACAGACATAGACACAAGTAATGCAGTGAGAAATGATGTGGTAAGACTTTGGTTATTTAGTGTTGTTTTTCAGATTAAGTTGATTCACTATTCTCATTTTGGAAGTACGcctctgttttcctgtttttttcacaAGTATAACTTTAAAGACCCCTGCTGAGATAACCAACTCACCGGAAGTATGAGCTGCAGCCACAGAGGACGATCTTGTGGGCGTTAAATTCAACGCCATCGACTCTGATCACCACGTCACACAGTTTTCCCTCCAGACGGAGTTTGTTAATAACTGAACATGTCGTGGCGCTCATGCTCCTCTCCGTGCGTCGATGAGAGTTGGAAGTCATAGAAGCTTCTCcttgtttgttcattttttgcTATATCAATCAATACGATATCCTTTACTCTATTCTTtgggtgttttctttttccccaaCAGGTTTCAACAGTTGTCTTCATGTGAGAATCGTGAACCTCAGACACATCTTGACCAGCTTCTAGAATGGCTGTTTATTGCATCACAAAGCCTcataataaacaaaaattaaaaaagtggATATAGAAATACTGAAGTGatacacagtggaaaaaaaacacactttcattatttattttacagtgtgaCTGTTTACTCCAACGATAACacactaaaatgtaataaagcccATGAAAATGGAATAAATCATTCAACATCATGTTCACATTTAGCTCATTGAGCTTTCATGCTACAATCTTGCATTTTGGCCCCAAACTTTTTCAAACTTATTTTTTCCAAATAAGTTTGCAAATAAAAGGAATTTGACCTGGTGGATgggtcacattaaacataactTTGGGGAATCAGTCTCTTTTAGAAGTACGTAGTATAGAAAAGAAAGTATACAGGTATAAGTTGTTTATAAAAAGTAGAAGTATTatgtaaaaaacacacaatagttATACTTTAAAGTGGTAAATGCATCTATTTTCTGTACAGTATACACATGCTTCTCTGTTGGAATTGATTGATTGCACTGATAGGCAGCTGTGTAAGTCAGTGAAAAAAGGAATAAACAGAAGTATATACAGATCGAGGGAATATTGCACTGGGGACTGAATGTTttgaacactgaacacaaaagaagaaagaaaagctgtACACATGAGTTGGAATGGTATAAGCAGAGTATAAATAGGTCTAAACATCTATCTATCCAGCCAGTCGAGTATATAAGAAGTGGCTATACGACAGTAAGTGCAGAGTGCTACTGTCCATTGTGCTGCACTGAGGCTGAACCACCGCTTGgagaaaaaaactgttttggtgCCTAGTTGTTTTGGTTCTGATTGTTGGGAGAGCTTAGAAGAAATGTGGTGGGAGATGTCGGCCATGATGCTGGAGTCGTAGaggtatgtagcctatatgtagGATTATGTGCTGTATATCATTTAGGATGCATGTGATTCAGATCAGTTGTCACAGCTATAAAATGAAACTAAGTTGAGTCCAGACATctcaatgaaaacacaaattagAGGCTTGATTCTCTTACTTCTAGTTGAGAGTTGTTCCTTTTGTTATGGATTTTGATTGAGGGCCAGATGAGTATCATAGACAAATACTTAAAGTGAGTGGTAAAATGACCCTGAGATACGACTGTGACTGGGACAGAGCTCATGGGTTTCCAAACTATCCCATACATCAAAGACCTCCATGTAGAGATGCTTTAGATCGCAGTGCCCCATATGATCCAGGTTTGTCCCAGGGACCCCCATTTTGAGACGGTTTGTTGTCGCCTGTCTCTGAAACCTCTGATCATTTCTTCATCTGGCCATTTCTTCCCAGTGCTAACTTGTtctgaatgatgatgatgtgatgctTCATTGATCTCTGTAGGGAAGGTCAGAACAAACgatcagctacagaacagcatccCCGTAGCCGATAGggcttcagtgttttgctcaagggcacttcggGAGGGCAGATGCTTGATGACATGAGCACTTGAACCCAGGTCCTCTGGTTGTAGATTTAACCAACTAGGCCAATCTGCTGCTCCaatcaaataaataacagtTACATTTAACTATTCCCACCCCCACAACCTCCCTCAAGGGCCCCTAGAGGTCcatggaccccagtttgggaacccctggaTGCGCCTAACTGTCCGTCCATAATAACCCCATCACTGTGCCAAAAAGAGGCCCCGGCCCTGTTGCTCTCTCATCAATCGATAAGTGAGGGTGGGGTCTGTTCAGCGGGGCGTGGACCTCGGCGCCCAGCTGGAGTCTGTCGAGCGCGCTGGTCTGTATTGTCCAAGGGAGAAAGAAACTGCgtcaagacagacagaggaagacaggacGATACCGGTAGTTATGCGAgttggccttcaaaataaaagcatatattttgtcacatttaaaaattagtagtagtagaagcagtagtactAGTGGCAGTAGTAGAATAAAACAATTACTAACAATGAAGTGTATAGGTGGGTGACACAGTAGCTCAGTGGTAACATCCTTCCTGGGTGTAGTTTGTGTGGGCTTCTCCAGTTTCCTACCAAGTACATTtcagtcaggtggattggagactctaaattatCCATAGGTATGTATGAGTGCgagtgtgtctatctgtgttggCCCGGTGATGGACTGGTAAGCTGTCTGGGGTGTTTCCCTGTCTTCCACCCAATGTATGCTGGAATAGGCAGAACTACCCTGACCCTGAATAATAAGcgggtaaagacaatgaatgaatgaatgaaagtacTGAGGTgtgcaggaaaacaaaaacaatcagaaTACTCAGTGCCATCATTATGCTGAACGTAGTGTGAAACTGTTGAATagatacaaaaaatacacatatgGCAATTACAAGGAATTTAGGTGGTGGCTTATTCTGGCTGACATTATAAAGTACTGAAGTTTCCATTTTACAGTCTTTAGGAATAATTATCCAATGTTACAGCCAATATCTGTAACACTGCTATGGACAAAAGTCGATGGTGATTGAGTCCTTGTCTGTATTTGGCAACCCTATGTACTATAGACTAAATATCACCTCTTGCATAGGCCTAAATAGGTAGGAATATATGCTGTACTAAGGTTATTTtaggaaaaaatatattaaaaatgtattttagtggCTACAGATTCCTCCgtaaaaataacaataagggctttattttgaaggtactGACAGGAAGTAACGCTTTGTTATTCAGTCGGCTTGACGCTAGTGTAAAAAGCCTGGTGCGCCAGTGCGCAACGCCAGGCTGGAGGGAGGCAGCTGTTGCCATTATATTAAGGACCAGCCTAGATAGATAAACCGAGGAAAAACAGCTCCGTTACTCTCGCTGAAAATGACTATGTCGATACCATCATAAACACACGAAACACAGcatagaattaaaaaaaaaaagtaaaatcaaTGGTACAGAAAAGTAGTATGTCCAGGACGCCTTCGACCTCAACCCAGGAGATCCAAATGGACATGTTCGACCATCATCCACACACGCAGGTAAGACAGCGTAAAACAAATGGAGGAAAATCAAATATTATCGACAGAAGAACGGAAACACTCTGTACAGACCGACGCTAATTGCGGGAACGGGCTATTTTGACAATAACCGAGCGTGTTTGACTTCGTAAGCTTAACAGGTTGTTCCACAATTAAAGTGATTTACCGTGCGGAgtctaaaatgctgtttctctAGTGTACGCGGCACTGATTTAAGCGTGAATTCCCATCCATGTGATAATTAATTCTGAGAGGAAGAAGCAGGAATTGATTGAATAATTTCGTCTCGTAGGTAGAGCGCGCTTCAAGTCTGGCGTTTTACAGGTTGTAGTCTCTGCCTCCTGTGGTTTGGGATGTGTTATTTCATCCATGGCCTGCGTCTAACCCGTAATTGGATTGCTTTTAATAATTCGCCAGCGTGCAGGTAACCACATTATGTGGAGATGTGATGTAAGGGTTGTCTATATGCTGTCTGCTACCGGGTGCTTAACGAGGAGAAAACCACGCCTTGGTGTAACTAATATGTAATTAACAAATCGGATGAATATTCATCTTTTTAAATTTTGATCTGCCCAGC encodes:
- the LOC139919516 gene encoding kelch-like protein 10 — translated: MNKQGEASMTSNSHRRTERSMSATTCSVINKLRLEGKLCDVVIRVDGVEFNAHKIVLCGCSSYFRVFFTNGWTTSEQRLYNIPGLSPSMMRLIIEYAYTCSVPVTEENVVELLAAADQFSVMGIVQACCDFLEERLCLENCVGIWRLVDIYSCPDLRRKAYLFILHHFEEMLHVSEEYLDLPLQQLADIIQKDQLNVKQESTVFEVVVRWIAHLPEKRSGHISVLLPMVRLASLTADYFLNSVKNNALVKDSSKCRPIIITALRAFCDFNMKGPSKYDYCNPLTHPRLPYALLLAIGGLNGGRLTNGTEAYDARADRWVKETNDAGSARAYHGVAVLNGVVYCIGGFDTFVCFNSVCMFNPVTRTWQQVEPMNSRRCYVSVAVLNGYIYAIGGFDGRVRLRTAERYDPETNKWTQITSMLQKRSDASATALHGKVYICGGYDGFLYLQTAECYNPETNQWTRIARMSSRRSGVGVVAYGQHIYAVGGINGINCLSSAEAYDPLTNTWRPVASMFSARRNFGIAVANDQLFVVGGFSGLTSTFAVERYDEKTDEWYDAHHMETARSGLSCCVVHGVPEVDEDVPSDI